From a region of the Meles meles unplaced genomic scaffold, mMelMel3.1 paternal haplotype, whole genome shotgun sequence genome:
- the LOC123936082 gene encoding olfactory receptor 2L8-like yields LENINQTSTDFFLLGLFPPSRIGLFFFILSFLIFLMALFGNLSMIILILLDTHLHTPMYFLLSQLSLMDLSFISTIVPKMASDYLSGKKSISFIGCGIQSFFFITLASAEGLILASMAYDRYMAICFPLHYPIRMSKRVCVLMITGSWIMGSINSCAHTVYAFHIPYCRSRTINHFFCDVPAMLTLACMDTWVYEYTVFVSTTLFLAFPFIGIACSYGRVLLAICRMQSTEGRKKAYSTCSTHLTVVTFYYAPFVYTYLRPRSFQSPREDMALAVFYTILTPMLNPIIYSLRKKEVMGALKRVILRFCYVEI; encoded by the coding sequence ttggaaaatattaaccaaacatcaactgatttcttcttattggggttattcCCACCATCAAGAattggcctgtttttcttcattctcagttttctcattttcctaatggctctgtttggaaacctgtccatgatcatcctcaTCCTCCTGGACACCCATcttcacacacccatgtattttctacttagtcagctCTCCCTGATGGACCTGAGCTTCATCTCCACCATTGTCCCCAAGATGgcttctgattatctctctggaaagaaatctatttctttcattGGGTGTGGAATTCAGAGTTTCTTCTTCATTACTTTAGCTAGTGCAGAAGGATTAATATTGGCCTCTATGGCCTATGATCGTTACATGGCAATTTGTTTTCCTCTCCATTATCCCATTCGTATGAGCAAAAGAGTATGTGTGTTGATGATAACAGGATCTTGGATCATGGGCTCAATCAACTCCTGTGCCCACACTGTGTATGCGTTCCATATACCCTACTGTCGATCCAGAACCAtcaatcatttcttctgtgatgtcCCTGCCATGTTGACGCTGGCCTGCATGGACACCTGGGTCTATGAATACACAGTGTTTGTGAGCACCACCCTCTTCCTTGCATTTCCTTTCATTGGCATTGCATGTTCCTATGGCCGAGTTCTCCTTGCCATCTGCCGTATGCAGTcaacagaagggagaaagaaggcctATTCGACCTGCAGTACCCACCTCACTGTGGTGACTTTTTACTATGCACCCTTTGTTTACACTTATCTACGCCCAAGATCCTTTCAATCTCCCAGAGAGGACATGGCCCTGGCCGTCTTCTATACCATCCTGACCCCAATGCTCAACCCCATAATCTACAGCCTGAGAAAAAAGGAGGTGATGGGGGCCCTGAAAAGAGTGATTCTGAGGTTCTGCTATGTAGAAATataa